The Marinobacter subterrani genome has a segment encoding these proteins:
- a CDS encoding (2Fe-2S)-binding protein produces MALRLTVNGQQHSLDVEADTPLLWVIRDELGLKGTKFGCGAGLCGACTVHLNGQPARSCSTPVEMAAGGRVETIEGLGGSDRLHALQEAWIAQGVPQCGYCQSGQIMSAAHLLASNPAPSRDDIVAAMAGNLCRCGTYSRIIAAVESVAAGPSNGQEA; encoded by the coding sequence ATGGCATTGAGGCTGACAGTCAACGGGCAGCAACATTCGCTGGATGTGGAGGCGGATACGCCGCTGCTGTGGGTAATCCGCGATGAACTGGGCCTGAAAGGCACCAAATTCGGCTGTGGGGCCGGGCTCTGCGGTGCCTGCACCGTGCATCTGAACGGCCAGCCCGCGCGGTCCTGCTCAACGCCGGTTGAAATGGCGGCCGGTGGCCGGGTGGAGACGATTGAGGGGCTGGGTGGCAGTGACCGGCTTCACGCCCTGCAGGAAGCCTGGATTGCGCAGGGTGTTCCACAATGCGGTTACTGCCAGTCAGGACAGATCATGAGTGCGGCACACTTGCTGGCCAGCAATCCGGCCCCGTCGCGGGACGACATTGTTGCCGCCATGGCTGGTAACCTGTGCCGGTGCGGAACCTACTCCCGGATCATTGCCGCGGTGGAATCCGTCGCCGCTGGCCCATCAAACGGCCAGGAGGCGTGA
- the smrA gene encoding DNA endonuclease SmrA, translating into MTTKDERLSFLEEMKDVRRIRKPNRAEVSTPRELTPGHLERQRAAVESPVRDTNPLTSEMVEPLTAHDVLSWQRPGIQHGVFRKLRLGQYPIEARLDLHRMTVEQARREVFAFVGDCVRYGLRSVIILHGKGERNPDGVAQLKSYLAKWLPELTDVMAFHSAQKHHGGTGAVYVMVRKSERDKQHNREIHGSR; encoded by the coding sequence ATGACTACCAAAGACGAACGCCTCAGCTTCCTTGAGGAAATGAAAGATGTCCGGCGTATTCGCAAGCCCAACCGCGCCGAGGTTTCAACACCCCGTGAACTGACGCCCGGTCATCTTGAGCGCCAGCGGGCCGCCGTGGAAAGCCCGGTCCGGGACACCAACCCGCTGACATCCGAAATGGTCGAACCGCTCACCGCCCATGACGTACTGAGCTGGCAGCGCCCGGGTATTCAGCATGGCGTATTCCGTAAGCTGCGGCTCGGACAATACCCCATTGAAGCCCGCCTCGATCTGCACCGGATGACGGTGGAACAGGCTCGCAGGGAGGTGTTTGCGTTTGTCGGTGATTGTGTGCGCTATGGCCTGCGTTCAGTGATCATTCTGCATGGCAAGGGGGAGCGCAATCCGGATGGCGTTGCCCAACTGAAAAGCTACCTTGCCAAGTGGTTGCCAGAGCTTACGGATGTTATGGCCTTCCATTCGGCCCAGAAACACCATGGCGGCACCGGAGCGGTTTATGTCATGGTGCGAAAGAGCGAACGGGACAAGCAGCATAATCGTGAGATTCACGGAAGCCGGTGA
- a CDS encoding XdhC family protein, with protein MDASRSSLAAGHQSVIRDIANWLEQGQNAWLCTIVETWGSSPRPVGSWLAIGESGQWSGSVSGGCLEEDLLRRTADKGPEHPVLIDYGISDDDRDQFQLPCGGRIRLLVEPLHSAAGKDHVRALAEALTSREPVIRRVPLQGEATLEFRQSRDRSSVTFDGELMVHSLQPECRLLLIGSGEVARYVTEFATAADFSVTLCEPREAFADGWGYRHIPLDRRLPDDLIAEDFNDEFSGILALAHDPRIDDMGLLAALHSKAFYIGAMGSRRTSEARRERLASLGIEARVLERLRAPIGVDIPSKTPAEIAISVVADLIAVRHHLRAAPAPL; from the coding sequence ATGGATGCTTCCCGATCCTCGCTGGCCGCTGGCCATCAGTCCGTGATTCGCGACATCGCGAACTGGCTGGAACAGGGCCAGAACGCCTGGTTGTGCACCATTGTGGAAACCTGGGGTTCGTCACCGCGCCCCGTGGGTTCCTGGCTGGCCATTGGTGAATCCGGCCAGTGGAGCGGTTCGGTGTCTGGTGGGTGTCTGGAAGAAGATCTGCTCAGACGCACGGCCGACAAGGGGCCGGAGCATCCTGTACTGATTGATTACGGCATTTCCGACGACGACCGCGATCAGTTCCAGTTGCCCTGTGGTGGCCGCATCCGCCTGCTTGTCGAGCCGCTTCACAGTGCGGCTGGAAAAGACCATGTCCGTGCCTTGGCGGAGGCGTTGACCAGTCGCGAACCGGTTATCCGGCGGGTGCCGCTGCAGGGTGAGGCGACACTTGAGTTTCGGCAATCCAGGGATCGTTCGTCTGTAACATTTGACGGTGAGCTGATGGTGCACTCGCTGCAACCAGAGTGCCGGCTGCTGCTGATTGGCTCTGGCGAGGTGGCCCGTTACGTCACCGAGTTCGCCACAGCGGCGGATTTTTCCGTGACCCTCTGTGAACCCCGGGAAGCCTTTGCCGACGGCTGGGGATACCGGCATATTCCGCTGGACCGGCGCTTGCCTGATGACCTGATAGCCGAAGACTTCAACGACGAGTTTTCCGGCATTCTTGCCCTGGCCCACGACCCACGTATCGACGACATGGGGTTACTGGCGGCGCTGCACTCGAAAGCGTTTTACATTGGTGCGATGGGGTCCCGGAGAACTTCGGAGGCCAGGCGCGAACGACTGGCGTCCCTGGGCATCGAAGCCCGGGTTCTTGAGCGTTTGCGGGCCCCCATTGGCGTCGATATTCCCAGCAAGACACCCGCAGAAATTGCCATATCGGTGGTCGCCGATCTGATTGCCGTACGACACCATTTGCGGGCCGCCCCTGCACCCCTATAA
- a CDS encoding DUF2069 domain-containing protein, producing the protein MLNNPKARYTARATIALYIGVLATLLITTFYPAPVQGVSIALMLSVKLIPLLAFAVPVFRANNRGYIWLAFVVIFYFTQAVVSAWLSEGAPGPVILMILTFLLFTVAMIHLKVNRPVAN; encoded by the coding sequence ATGCTGAACAACCCAAAAGCCCGTTACACTGCCCGGGCGACCATTGCGCTTTACATTGGTGTACTGGCCACACTTCTGATAACCACCTTCTATCCCGCCCCTGTCCAGGGGGTATCCATCGCACTGATGCTGTCGGTCAAACTGATTCCGCTGCTGGCCTTCGCGGTGCCGGTTTTCCGGGCCAACAACCGGGGCTATATCTGGTTGGCTTTCGTGGTAATTTTCTACTTTACCCAGGCAGTCGTCTCGGCGTGGCTCAGCGAAGGCGCCCCAGGGCCGGTCATCTTGATGATACTGACCTTCCTGCTGTTCACTGTTGCCATGATTCACCTTAAAGTGAACCGGCCCGTGGCGAACTGA
- a CDS encoding xanthine dehydrogenase family protein molybdopterin-binding subunit yields the protein MALNRRNFLKVSAGASGSLVVSLALPGCSGIQTGYKPESGEWRPDAWLELTETDDVFFTLARVEMGQGTYTGLTTLIAEELEVAPERITPRFAPVADEYRNPLYKLQLTGGSTSMATSWEPLRIAGAQARQMLVMAAARVWKVDAAECSASEGRVVHPNGMDSMAYGKLVKLAAKEVVRGDIALKPRHEWKYIGKNRGKLDARAKSTGTAVYGIDMELPDMVYGVIARPSRHGGRVLGFNGDEVRSMTGVLDVFETDRGVAVVADKYWRARKAQEALTVDWDFSGALSVSTDDVFASYRAAADDNPGESERSEGSFDGVLEGADRVLEAEYAQPYLAHATLEPMNATAWYRDDHMEVWAPTQAPDLGRIAVARATDLGPEDVTIHTTFLGGGFGRRLTQDYIEEAAALAYRVRRPVKVIWSREEDTRHDLYRPAMLHRMKASLSGGELTGWHHQIVGPQILGWFVRNAAPAQFPWAPKFMYDTLGKVGLMAEGIATPKDMSAIEGAIEYPYQVDNIDIRHTHTDPGVPITWWRSVGYSHNGFAVETFMDELAHESGEDPYRFRRRLLASEPRYLAVLDRAARLADWAEPAPQGRARGIALMRSFGTYVAQVVEAGVENGAIRVYKVACAVDCGQVVNPRIVEDQIEGGILFGLTAALYGEITLTNGEAQQSNFHDYRLMRQYERPEVVVDILDSAEAPTGVGEPGVPPVIPALGNALFALTGKRQRRLPLKAEG from the coding sequence ATGGCTCTGAATCGACGGAATTTTCTCAAAGTCAGCGCTGGCGCCTCCGGCAGCCTGGTGGTTTCCCTGGCGCTGCCGGGATGTTCCGGAATCCAGACCGGCTATAAGCCGGAATCCGGTGAATGGCGCCCGGATGCCTGGCTGGAACTGACCGAAACCGATGACGTGTTTTTTACCCTGGCACGCGTTGAAATGGGGCAGGGAACCTATACTGGCCTGACCACCCTGATTGCCGAAGAGCTGGAAGTAGCGCCGGAGCGAATCACCCCTCGTTTCGCACCGGTTGCGGATGAATACCGTAACCCCCTGTATAAACTGCAGCTCACCGGCGGCAGCACCAGCATGGCGACCAGTTGGGAGCCCCTGAGAATTGCCGGGGCGCAAGCCCGTCAGATGCTGGTAATGGCGGCTGCCCGGGTCTGGAAGGTGGATGCCGCAGAATGCAGCGCCAGTGAAGGCCGGGTGGTGCACCCCAACGGCATGGATTCCATGGCTTACGGCAAGCTGGTAAAGCTGGCTGCAAAAGAGGTGGTGCGCGGAGACATTGCCCTCAAACCCCGCCATGAATGGAAGTACATTGGCAAAAACCGGGGCAAGCTGGATGCCAGGGCCAAATCTACCGGCACGGCGGTGTATGGCATAGACATGGAATTGCCAGACATGGTCTACGGCGTGATCGCCAGGCCGTCCAGGCACGGGGGCCGTGTGCTTGGTTTTAATGGTGATGAAGTCCGGTCGATGACCGGAGTGCTTGACGTATTCGAAACCGACCGGGGTGTCGCGGTGGTTGCCGATAAATACTGGCGTGCCCGCAAGGCCCAGGAAGCATTGACGGTCGACTGGGATTTTTCCGGGGCGCTTTCGGTATCCACGGATGATGTCTTTGCATCGTATCGCGCTGCAGCCGATGACAACCCGGGTGAGTCAGAGCGCAGCGAAGGCAGCTTCGACGGCGTGCTGGAAGGAGCGGACCGGGTGCTGGAAGCTGAATATGCTCAGCCCTATCTCGCCCACGCCACCCTGGAGCCAATGAATGCCACCGCCTGGTATCGGGATGATCACATGGAGGTCTGGGCACCGACCCAGGCGCCGGATCTTGGTCGCATCGCGGTTGCCAGGGCGACTGACCTGGGGCCGGAGGATGTCACGATTCACACCACCTTCCTGGGAGGTGGATTTGGCCGCCGGCTGACGCAGGATTACATTGAAGAAGCGGCCGCCCTGGCGTATCGGGTCAGGCGACCGGTCAAAGTAATCTGGTCCCGGGAAGAAGATACCCGACATGACCTCTATCGCCCGGCCATGCTGCACCGGATGAAGGCGAGCCTTTCCGGCGGTGAGCTGACCGGCTGGCACCACCAGATCGTCGGCCCCCAGATTCTCGGCTGGTTCGTGCGTAACGCCGCGCCAGCCCAGTTCCCCTGGGCGCCGAAATTCATGTACGACACCCTGGGCAAGGTGGGCCTGATGGCGGAGGGCATTGCCACGCCCAAGGATATGTCCGCCATTGAAGGGGCCATTGAGTACCCCTATCAGGTGGACAACATCGATATCCGCCACACCCACACGGATCCCGGCGTACCCATCACCTGGTGGCGATCGGTGGGCTATTCCCATAATGGCTTTGCTGTGGAAACCTTCATGGATGAACTCGCCCATGAATCCGGAGAGGATCCCTACCGGTTTCGGCGCCGGCTGCTGGCGTCCGAGCCAAGGTACCTTGCGGTGCTCGACCGTGCTGCACGCCTGGCCGACTGGGCGGAGCCCGCGCCGCAGGGCCGGGCCAGGGGAATTGCCCTGATGCGGAGCTTCGGGACCTATGTGGCGCAGGTTGTCGAGGCCGGAGTCGAGAACGGAGCGATCCGGGTCTACAAGGTGGCCTGTGCCGTGGACTGCGGCCAGGTCGTAAACCCCCGCATTGTGGAAGACCAGATCGAAGGCGGCATCCTGTTTGGCCTGACCGCCGCGCTCTATGGTGAAATCACCCTGACAAATGGCGAAGCGCAGCAAAGCAATTTCCATGATTACCGGTTAATGCGCCAGTACGAGCGCCCGGAGGTGGTGGTGGATATTTTGGACAGCGCCGAAGCGCCAACCGGTGTCGGCGAGCCGGGCGTGCCGCCGGTGATTCCGGCCCTGGGCAACGCCCTGTTTGCCCTGACCGGTAAACGCCAGCGCCGTCTGCCACTGAAAGCGGAGGGCTGA
- a CDS encoding membrane lipoprotein lipid attachment site-containing protein, whose amino-acid sequence MKKAILVVCAMLALAGCKDRVIWNDNGKVEEATTNREVWDANGKLESGERKIWVNKEGEEVIK is encoded by the coding sequence GTGAAAAAAGCAATCCTGGTTGTATGCGCAATGCTGGCGCTGGCTGGCTGCAAGGATCGAGTTATCTGGAACGACAACGGCAAGGTGGAAGAGGCGACCACGAATCGGGAGGTCTGGGATGCCAATGGCAAACTGGAATCCGGCGAGCGCAAAATCTGGGTCAACAAGGAAGGTGAGGAAGTCATCAAGTAA
- a CDS encoding DUF3080 domain-containing protein — MAATGLFRLVIPVLVLLLAGCNPFSDARPMMDEYVERVARVLEVDPELSVIVPANQLPRRRDRVLAMPDLDMGILDFFSLYGCELQYVVGEKNSVMGRVMQPLNRLRYEIRFIQTARECLPSVKDEGLAKELGKAVESKLESLPVAVWNATWGVREIEELFTLAKGYYPVAPKGNPVSDLAIDIVRLNGTVARLLSGDLSVSLDFAGEVHQRWLAEHRAGQLINSALLLAARLNDATALLKQRIDGRPLCLNGKPNNQSDIVESMFFSVYIAKVQPYMSEVARARAELIVPFERLAKMQVDVMPDRFRAWYQRYLSQDSHASLWRELDQAMMNHTRAWQVLLEQCGLRPGA, encoded by the coding sequence ATGGCGGCAACCGGACTGTTCAGGCTCGTCATTCCGGTTCTGGTTTTGCTTCTTGCAGGCTGTAATCCGTTCTCCGATGCCCGCCCGATGATGGATGAATACGTCGAGCGGGTGGCCAGGGTTCTCGAAGTCGATCCTGAGCTTTCCGTCATCGTGCCGGCCAACCAGCTTCCCCGCCGCCGCGACCGGGTGCTGGCCATGCCCGATCTGGATATGGGCATTCTCGATTTTTTCTCCCTCTATGGCTGTGAACTGCAGTACGTTGTCGGCGAGAAGAACTCGGTCATGGGCCGGGTCATGCAGCCCCTGAATCGCCTCCGCTATGAGATCCGGTTTATCCAGACTGCCCGTGAGTGTCTCCCGTCAGTGAAAGACGAAGGCCTGGCGAAGGAGCTGGGCAAGGCTGTTGAGAGCAAGCTTGAGTCCTTGCCTGTTGCTGTCTGGAACGCCACCTGGGGCGTGAGAGAAATCGAGGAACTGTTTACCCTGGCCAAGGGCTATTACCCCGTTGCACCAAAAGGCAACCCGGTCTCTGATCTGGCCATCGATATTGTCAGGCTCAATGGCACGGTAGCCAGGCTGCTCTCGGGTGACTTGTCGGTGTCGCTGGATTTTGCGGGAGAGGTTCACCAACGCTGGTTGGCTGAACACCGTGCAGGCCAGCTCATCAATAGCGCACTGTTGCTGGCGGCCAGGCTGAACGATGCCACCGCCTTGCTGAAACAGCGCATCGACGGCCGGCCTCTGTGCCTGAATGGTAAGCCGAATAATCAATCCGATATCGTGGAGAGTATGTTTTTCAGCGTGTACATCGCTAAGGTACAGCCGTATATGAGCGAGGTTGCCCGAGCCCGGGCCGAACTGATCGTGCCGTTCGAACGGTTGGCAAAGATGCAGGTGGATGTCATGCCCGACCGTTTCCGCGCGTGGTATCAGCGTTACCTGTCGCAGGACTCTCATGCCAGCCTTTGGCGGGAGCTGGACCAGGCGATGATGAACCACACCAGGGCCTGGCAGGTGTTGCTGGAGCAGTGTGGTTTGCGCCCTGGCGCCTGA
- the mtnC gene encoding acireductone synthase yields the protein MIRVVLTDIEGTTSSISFVHDVLFPYASEHLADFVRARHQDDPAVAEQLDAVAEKSGLARGNVEGLIEVLQGWIREDRKETSLKALQGMIWEQGYQNGELKGHIYSDAADYLQRWHDRGLRLFVYSSGSVKAQKLIFGFTTEGDFTPFFSGYFDTRIGAKKEAGAYRNILAELGVEANTVLFLSDVEAELAAAESAGMQTAWLVREGDLPETERFVARDFAEVDRLLQQR from the coding sequence ATGATCCGGGTGGTCCTCACGGACATCGAGGGCACCACCAGTTCCATCTCCTTTGTCCACGATGTCCTGTTTCCCTACGCCAGCGAGCACCTGGCCGACTTTGTTCGTGCCCGGCACCAGGATGATCCGGCGGTGGCCGAGCAGCTTGATGCGGTGGCGGAGAAATCCGGATTGGCCCGTGGGAATGTGGAGGGGCTGATCGAGGTTCTCCAGGGCTGGATCCGCGAGGACCGCAAGGAAACCTCGCTCAAGGCTTTGCAGGGGATGATCTGGGAGCAGGGTTACCAGAACGGGGAGTTGAAAGGACATATCTATAGCGATGCCGCCGATTATCTCCAGCGTTGGCATGATCGGGGCCTGCGCCTGTTCGTATATTCCTCCGGGTCGGTCAAGGCCCAGAAACTGATCTTTGGTTTTACCACGGAGGGTGATTTCACGCCGTTTTTCTCCGGCTATTTCGACACCCGGATCGGTGCCAAGAAGGAGGCTGGCGCCTACCGAAACATTCTGGCGGAGCTCGGTGTTGAAGCCAATACCGTGCTTTTTCTGTCGGACGTTGAAGCTGAGCTGGCGGCGGCCGAATCGGCAGGCATGCAAACTGCCTGGCTGGTCCGGGAGGGCGACCTGCCCGAAACCGAACGCTTCGTGGCCCGTGATTTCGCGGAGGTCGATCGCCTGCTGCAACAGCGGTAG
- the wrbA gene encoding NAD(P)H:quinone oxidoreductase: MPEQLPYILILFYSRNGQTAELASHIGRGVARVSGIEARLRSVPPVSPDTDASLPPVPDSGAPYASKADLAQCAGLAIGSPTRFGNMAAPLKHFLDTTGDLWLSGALEGKPAGAFTSTGSLHGGQEATLMTMMVPLLHHGMVICGLPYSEKNLNETETGGTPYGPTHWSGTGEQQPLSAHEKALCQAFGERLARLALKLAN; this comes from the coding sequence ATGCCCGAGCAACTGCCGTACATTCTCATACTTTTTTACAGCCGTAACGGGCAGACTGCAGAGCTGGCCAGCCATATCGGCCGGGGAGTCGCGCGGGTGAGTGGCATCGAGGCCAGGCTGAGATCGGTACCTCCGGTTTCACCGGACACCGACGCCTCGCTGCCCCCGGTGCCGGATTCCGGCGCTCCCTACGCCAGCAAAGCCGATCTCGCCCAGTGCGCAGGTCTGGCCATCGGCAGCCCCACCCGCTTCGGCAACATGGCCGCGCCGCTGAAGCATTTCCTGGACACCACCGGGGATCTCTGGCTCAGCGGTGCCCTGGAGGGTAAGCCCGCCGGTGCGTTCACGTCCACCGGCAGTCTGCACGGTGGCCAGGAAGCCACATTGATGACCATGATGGTGCCATTGCTCCATCACGGCATGGTGATTTGTGGCCTGCCCTACTCGGAGAAAAACCTGAACGAAACCGAAACCGGTGGCACGCCTTACGGCCCGACCCACTGGTCCGGCACCGGCGAGCAACAGCCACTGAGCGCCCATGAGAAAGCCCTGTGCCAGGCGTTTGGTGAAAGGCTGGCAAGGCTCGCCCTGAAACTGGCCAACTGA
- a CDS encoding GspE/PulE family protein, giving the protein MADTDTSGIAQRPPAPHRSTLTLRDICTALVTSGEVSQEDAERILSANLGAATSNGQAGKRHPLELVAIASLTSEQSGRTLDLDRLTEWLAGWAGQTYYHIDPLKIDTPAIARVMSYAFAQRHGILAVEIGREEVLVASAEPFKSDWVQNLQQAVRKDIRRVVANPEDIRRYTVEFYQLANSVNKASGGQAPGVAGHQNFEQLLDLGASEHPDANDQHVVKIVDWLLQYAFDQRASDIHIEPRRSATQVRFRIDGVLHNVYEFPEHVGVAVTSRLKILGRLNVAEKRRPQDGRIKTRKPDNREVELRLATMPTAFGEKMVMRIFDPDVLLKSYEQLGFGREDRQRWQEITSRPHGIVLVTGPTGSGKTTTLYSTLKQIASPELNVCTIEDPIEMVEPAFNQMQVQTNIELTFAAGVRALLRQDPDIIMIGEIRDLETAEMAVQAALTGHLVLSTLHTNDAPSAITRLMELGIPPYLIRATVLGVMAQRLARTLCPHCKAPGPADEQAWQTLTRPWKAPVPKQFYQPVGCLECRNTGYLGRAGVYEIMALSGPLLRQITDQCELEQLRLDAYKEGMKSLRLSGAQKVAAGLTTVEEILRVTPESQR; this is encoded by the coding sequence ATGGCTGACACCGATACCTCCGGAATCGCACAGCGGCCACCCGCACCGCACCGAAGCACCCTGACGCTGCGGGATATTTGCACCGCCCTGGTGACCAGCGGCGAAGTCAGCCAGGAAGATGCCGAGCGGATTTTATCGGCCAACCTGGGCGCCGCAACCAGCAACGGCCAGGCCGGAAAGCGCCACCCTCTTGAACTGGTTGCCATTGCCTCCCTGACCAGCGAACAGAGCGGCCGCACTCTGGATCTGGACCGGCTTACCGAGTGGCTGGCCGGCTGGGCGGGGCAAACCTACTACCACATCGATCCGCTGAAGATTGATACCCCGGCCATCGCCCGGGTGATGTCCTACGCCTTCGCCCAGCGCCATGGCATCCTCGCCGTGGAGATTGGCCGGGAGGAAGTTCTGGTCGCCAGCGCGGAGCCGTTCAAGAGTGACTGGGTGCAGAACCTGCAGCAGGCGGTTCGCAAGGACATCCGGCGAGTGGTGGCCAATCCCGAGGATATACGCCGCTACACGGTGGAGTTCTACCAGCTCGCCAATTCGGTCAACAAGGCCAGCGGTGGCCAGGCCCCGGGGGTAGCTGGCCACCAGAACTTCGAACAGCTGCTGGATCTCGGCGCCAGCGAACACCCGGACGCCAACGACCAGCACGTGGTCAAGATCGTTGACTGGCTGCTGCAATACGCGTTCGACCAGCGCGCCTCCGACATTCATATTGAACCCCGGCGCTCGGCCACCCAGGTCCGTTTCCGGATCGACGGTGTGCTCCACAACGTTTATGAATTCCCGGAACATGTCGGGGTAGCGGTCACCAGCCGCCTGAAGATTCTCGGACGCCTGAACGTGGCCGAGAAGCGCCGGCCCCAGGATGGCCGGATCAAGACCCGCAAGCCCGACAATCGCGAGGTTGAACTTCGCCTGGCCACCATGCCGACCGCCTTCGGCGAAAAAATGGTCATGCGGATTTTTGATCCAGACGTGCTGCTGAAATCCTACGAGCAGTTGGGGTTTGGCCGGGAAGACCGCCAGCGCTGGCAGGAGATTACCTCCCGGCCACACGGCATTGTACTGGTGACCGGGCCGACCGGCTCAGGCAAGACCACCACCCTGTACTCAACCCTGAAACAGATAGCCTCCCCGGAGCTGAATGTCTGCACCATTGAAGATCCCATCGAGATGGTGGAACCGGCGTTCAACCAGATGCAGGTGCAGACCAATATTGAGCTCACCTTCGCCGCCGGTGTGCGCGCCCTGCTGCGGCAGGACCCGGACATCATCATGATCGGCGAAATCCGTGATCTGGAAACCGCGGAAATGGCAGTGCAGGCGGCGCTAACCGGCCATCTGGTGCTCTCCACCCTGCATACCAACGATGCGCCCAGCGCCATTACCCGGCTGATGGAGCTGGGCATTCCCCCGTATCTGATCCGGGCCACGGTGCTGGGGGTGATGGCGCAACGGCTTGCCCGAACCCTGTGCCCACACTGCAAGGCCCCCGGCCCTGCCGATGAACAGGCCTGGCAGACCCTGACCCGACCCTGGAAGGCGCCGGTTCCGAAACAGTTCTACCAGCCCGTGGGCTGTCTGGAATGCCGCAACACCGGTTACCTGGGCCGGGCCGGGGTTTATGAAATCATGGCGCTTTCAGGGCCACTGTTGCGCCAGATAACGGATCAGTGCGAACTGGAACAGCTCCGGCTGGACGCCTACAAGGAAGGCATGAAATCCCTGCGCCTGAGTGGTGCCCAGAAGGTGGCTGCCGGCCTGACAACGGTTGAGGAAATTCTTCGGGTCACACCCGAAAGCCAGCGCTGA
- a CDS encoding methylthioribulose 1-phosphate dehydratase, producing the protein MFDVTRYAVAAEAIVEAGRFLYQQGWSPATSSNYSARIDGEHIAITVSGRHKGQLGAGDVMVVDLAGRAVQSACRSSAETRLHTILYEVFPDVGAVLHTHSVKATVLSRLLTPGQPLELEGYELQKAFAGVETHESVLTVPVFDNTQDIGALAQQTRDWFRAHPEQPGYLIRGHGLYTWGKTMADCLRHVEAFEFLFECELETMRVRP; encoded by the coding sequence GTGTTTGATGTAACCCGATACGCCGTGGCCGCCGAGGCGATTGTTGAAGCCGGGCGCTTTCTGTACCAGCAAGGCTGGTCGCCGGCGACCAGCAGCAATTACTCGGCGCGCATAGACGGGGAGCACATTGCCATCACCGTGTCGGGTCGCCATAAGGGGCAACTCGGTGCGGGCGATGTCATGGTGGTGGATCTGGCGGGCCGGGCGGTGCAGAGTGCCTGCCGGTCGTCGGCGGAAACCCGGTTGCACACCATATTGTATGAGGTTTTTCCCGATGTTGGCGCGGTGCTGCATACCCATTCGGTCAAGGCAACCGTGTTGAGCCGGCTGCTGACCCCGGGCCAGCCACTGGAACTGGAAGGCTATGAACTCCAGAAAGCCTTTGCCGGCGTTGAAACCCATGAGTCGGTGTTGACCGTTCCGGTTTTCGACAATACCCAGGATATAGGTGCTCTGGCGCAGCAGACCCGGGACTGGTTTCGCGCCCATCCGGAACAGCCCGGTTACCTGATTCGCGGCCACGGTCTCTACACCTGGGGAAAGACCATGGCCGACTGTCTGCGCCATGTTGAGGCCTTTGAATTCCTGTTTGAATGTGAGCTTGAAACCATGAGGGTTCGACCATGA
- a CDS encoding 1,2-dihydroxy-3-keto-5-methylthiopentene dioxygenase produces the protein MTTLSIFDQSQPETARTVTENPSEIRELLAGKGIRFEQWHTRDLPADASQDQILEAYSNEVAKLKAECGFQTADVISLNPDNPQKEALRKKFLDEHTHSEDEVRFFVRGQGLFYLHFGNEVFAVLCQKNDLISVPDGTRHWFDMGPEPEFTCIRLFSNPEGWVAEFTGEDIATRLPRYEALAGASG, from the coding sequence ATGACTACCTTGAGTATCTTTGATCAGAGCCAGCCCGAGACCGCCCGCACGGTCACCGAAAATCCGTCCGAAATCCGGGAACTGCTGGCCGGCAAGGGCATTCGCTTCGAGCAATGGCACACCCGGGATCTTCCGGCAGACGCCTCCCAGGACCAGATCCTGGAAGCCTATAGCAATGAGGTGGCAAAACTGAAAGCGGAGTGCGGCTTCCAGACTGCCGATGTGATCAGCCTGAACCCGGATAACCCCCAGAAAGAGGCGTTGCGGAAAAAATTCCTGGATGAGCACACACACAGTGAGGATGAGGTGCGTTTCTTTGTCCGGGGGCAGGGCCTGTTCTATCTGCATTTCGGCAACGAGGTGTTTGCCGTGCTGTGCCAGAAGAACGACCTGATCAGCGTGCCGGATGGCACACGGCACTGGTTTGATATGGGGCCGGAGCCGGAATTCACCTGTATTCGCCTGTTCTCCAATCCTGAGGGCTGGGTTGCCGAGTTCACCGGCGAGGACATTGCTACACGGTTGCCGCGCTATGAGGCACTGGCAGGAGCATCGGGATGA